In Zingiber officinale cultivar Zhangliang chromosome 6A, Zo_v1.1, whole genome shotgun sequence, a single genomic region encodes these proteins:
- the LOC121997534 gene encoding heparan-alpha-glucosaminide N-acetyltransferase-like isoform X1 — MESIVVAVEQTDRTPLLQCPATTNSSSAPLAAGGDEISPSPSPPPNCAADLSANSSQRRLASLDVFRGFTVALMILVDDAGGAFPSINHAPWFGVTLADFVMPFFLFGVGISVALVFKRTPSKVVATKKVLLRTTNLFLLGLLLQGGYFHGRNNLTYGVDLDRIRWFGILQRISIAYLLAALCEVWLVSNVCVDSTVSYVKKYYIEWIVAILLSATYVSLLLGLYVPSWEFEAPGNNSTLPIPFYVQCGVRGSFDPPCNVVGLIDRKFLGQSHLYHNPVYKRTKECSVNSPDYGPLPENSPSWCLAPFDPEGLLSSLMAAVTCFAGLHFGHLIVHLKSHAQRMLLWTSTSILLVICGFLVQLIGMPFSKPLYTLSYMFLTTGVSGFLFILMYFIVDVQKFKRPFILFQWMGMNALIVYILAASELFPAFVQGFYWHSPENNLVNLTESMFQTIFQSKRWGTLAFVLLEILFWCLAAGFLHMRGIYIKL; from the exons ATGGAGTCCATCGTCGTCGCGGTCGAGCAAACCGACCGAACTCCTCTCCTCCAATGTCCCGCCACCACCAACTCCTCCTCCGCTCCCCTCGCTGCCGGTGGCGATGAGATCAGCCCATCGCCTTCGCCTCCCCCCAACTGCGCCGCCGACCTTTCCGCCAATTCCAGTCAGCGGAGGCTCGCCTCTCTGGACGTATTCCGCGGATTCACCGTCGCG CTGATGATTCTCGTGGACGATGCCGGTGGGGCGTTTCCTTCGATCAATCATGCGCCATGGTTCGGTGTCACTCTGGCAGATTTTGTCATGCCCTTCTTTCTCTTCGGCGTTGGCATTTCGGTCGCTTTGGTTTTTAAG agaactccaagcaaggtggtTGCCACGAAGAAGGTTCTGTTGAGGACGACAAATCTATTCCTCTTGGGTTTACTGCTGCAGG GTGGATACTTCCATGGCCGTAATAATTTGACATATGGAGTCGATTTAGATCGAATACGCTGGTTTGGCATATTGCAG AGGATATCTATTGCATATCTCTTAGCAGCATTATGTGAGGTCTGGCTTGTTAGCAACGTTTGTGTGGATTCCACAGTGTCATATGTGAAGAAATATTACATAGAATG GATCGTTGCGATACTACTGTCTGCCACTTATGTTAGTTTGCTTTTGGGTCTTTATGTCCCAAGCTGGGAGTTTGAAGCTCCAGGAAACAATTCCACTCTACCAATTCCCTTTTAT GTTCAATGTGGAGTGAGGGGTAGTTTTGACCCTCCTTGCAATGTTGTTGGTTTGATTGATCGAAAATTTCTTGGACAAAGTCACCTTTATCATAATCCAGTATATAAAAGGACAAAG GAGTGCAGTGTTAATTCTCCTGATTACGGACCACTCCCAGAAAACTCACCCAGTTGGTGCCTTGCTCCATTTGATCCTGAGGGTCTGTTAAG TTCACTGATGGCTGCTGTAACATGTTTTGCTGGATTGCATTTTGGTCATCTCATAGTTCATCTTAAG AGCCATGCTCAAAGAATGCTGCTGTGGACCAGCACATCAATTTTACTAGTGATCTGTGGTTTTTTGGTGCAGTTAATAG gcaTGCCTTTTAGCAAGCCATTATACACATTGAGCTACATGTTCTTGACCACAGGAGTTTCAGGCTTCCTTTTTATTCTGATGTACTTCATT GTTGATGTTCAGAAGTTCAAAAGACCTTTTATTTTGTTTCAGTGGATGGGAATGAATGCACTTATTGTTTATATTTTAGCTGCCTCTGAACTGTTTCCAGCGTTCGTTCAAGGGTTCTATTGGCATTCACCTGAAAACAACCTG GTAAATCTGACAGAGTCGATGTTCCAAACCATCTTCCAGTCCAAGAGATGGGGGACTTTGGCGTTTGTTTTACTGGAGATTTTATTTTGGTGTCTTGCTGCTGGCTTTCTTCATATGAGAGGCATTTACATCAAATTGTAG
- the LOC121997534 gene encoding heparan-alpha-glucosaminide N-acetyltransferase-like isoform X2: MESIVVAVEQTDRTPLLQCPATTNSSSAPLAAGGDEISPSPSPPPNCAADLSANSSQRRLASLDVFRGFTVALMILVDDAGGAFPSINHAPWFGVTLADFVMPFFLFGVGISVALVFKRTPSKVVATKKVLLRTTNLFLLGLLLQGGYFHGRNNLTYGVDLDRIRWFGILQRISIAYLLAALCEVWLVSNVCVDSTVSYVKKYYIEWIVAILLSATYVSLLLGLYVPSWEFEAPGNNSTLPIPFYECSVNSPDYGPLPENSPSWCLAPFDPEGLLSSLMAAVTCFAGLHFGHLIVHLKSHAQRMLLWTSTSILLVICGFLVQLIGMPFSKPLYTLSYMFLTTGVSGFLFILMYFIVDVQKFKRPFILFQWMGMNALIVYILAASELFPAFVQGFYWHSPENNLVNLTESMFQTIFQSKRWGTLAFVLLEILFWCLAAGFLHMRGIYIKL; the protein is encoded by the exons ATGGAGTCCATCGTCGTCGCGGTCGAGCAAACCGACCGAACTCCTCTCCTCCAATGTCCCGCCACCACCAACTCCTCCTCCGCTCCCCTCGCTGCCGGTGGCGATGAGATCAGCCCATCGCCTTCGCCTCCCCCCAACTGCGCCGCCGACCTTTCCGCCAATTCCAGTCAGCGGAGGCTCGCCTCTCTGGACGTATTCCGCGGATTCACCGTCGCG CTGATGATTCTCGTGGACGATGCCGGTGGGGCGTTTCCTTCGATCAATCATGCGCCATGGTTCGGTGTCACTCTGGCAGATTTTGTCATGCCCTTCTTTCTCTTCGGCGTTGGCATTTCGGTCGCTTTGGTTTTTAAG agaactccaagcaaggtggtTGCCACGAAGAAGGTTCTGTTGAGGACGACAAATCTATTCCTCTTGGGTTTACTGCTGCAGG GTGGATACTTCCATGGCCGTAATAATTTGACATATGGAGTCGATTTAGATCGAATACGCTGGTTTGGCATATTGCAG AGGATATCTATTGCATATCTCTTAGCAGCATTATGTGAGGTCTGGCTTGTTAGCAACGTTTGTGTGGATTCCACAGTGTCATATGTGAAGAAATATTACATAGAATG GATCGTTGCGATACTACTGTCTGCCACTTATGTTAGTTTGCTTTTGGGTCTTTATGTCCCAAGCTGGGAGTTTGAAGCTCCAGGAAACAATTCCACTCTACCAATTCCCTTTTAT GAGTGCAGTGTTAATTCTCCTGATTACGGACCACTCCCAGAAAACTCACCCAGTTGGTGCCTTGCTCCATTTGATCCTGAGGGTCTGTTAAG TTCACTGATGGCTGCTGTAACATGTTTTGCTGGATTGCATTTTGGTCATCTCATAGTTCATCTTAAG AGCCATGCTCAAAGAATGCTGCTGTGGACCAGCACATCAATTTTACTAGTGATCTGTGGTTTTTTGGTGCAGTTAATAG gcaTGCCTTTTAGCAAGCCATTATACACATTGAGCTACATGTTCTTGACCACAGGAGTTTCAGGCTTCCTTTTTATTCTGATGTACTTCATT GTTGATGTTCAGAAGTTCAAAAGACCTTTTATTTTGTTTCAGTGGATGGGAATGAATGCACTTATTGTTTATATTTTAGCTGCCTCTGAACTGTTTCCAGCGTTCGTTCAAGGGTTCTATTGGCATTCACCTGAAAACAACCTG GTAAATCTGACAGAGTCGATGTTCCAAACCATCTTCCAGTCCAAGAGATGGGGGACTTTGGCGTTTGTTTTACTGGAGATTTTATTTTGGTGTCTTGCTGCTGGCTTTCTTCATATGAGAGGCATTTACATCAAATTGTAG
- the LOC121997536 gene encoding DNA replication licensing factor MCM7-like has translation MAASKSIDYEAEKALAKDFLRNYSDSLGDPKYLDILQDAANRKMRAIYIDLEDIYTFCKDSDEDFWNRVKHNTRRYINLFAEAIDEIMPQPTEVFSVDEDCDVLMTQRVDEGADSQDNLDPLKKMPAEIKRFFEVYIRVSKDMKNASKEIPSTIREVKAEHIGELVMISGIITRCSDVKPLMQVAVYTCEDCGFEIYQEVTARIFMPLFECPSTRCQINKAKGNLILQLRASKFLRFQEARIQELSEHVPKGHIPRSLTVHLRGELTRKVSPGDVVELSGIFLPIPYTGFRALRAGLVADTYLEAMSISHFKKKYEEYELKDNEQEEIRRLTEDGDVYNKLSRSLAPEIFGHEDVKKALLLLLVGAPHRKLGDGMKIRGDLHVCLMGDPGVAKSQLLKHIINVAPRGVYTTGRGSSGVGLTAAVQKDPVTNEMVLEGGALVLADMGICAIDEFDKMEESDRTAIHEVMEQQTVSIAKAGITTSLNARTAVLAAANPAWGRYDLRRTPAENINLPPALLSRFDLLWLILDRADMDSDLEMARHVVHVHQHFESPSLGFTPLEPSMLRSYISAARKITPSVPKELEDYIATAYSSIRQEEARSNAPHSYTTIRTLLSIIRISIALARLRFSNTVAQSDVDEALRLMQMSKFSLYSEDRQKSGLDAISDIYSILRDEASRTSTMDVSYTRALNWISRKGYSEVQLKQCLEEYAALNVWQIHPNTFDIHFIDA, from the exons ATGGCTGCCTCCAAGAGTATCGATTACGAAGCCGAGAAAG CCCTCGCCAAGGATTTCCTCAGGAACTACTCCGACTCCCTAGGTGATCCCAAGTACCTCGATATACTG CAAGATGCGGCCAACCGTAAGATGCGTGCGATCTATATCGACCTCGAGGACATTTAtact TTCTGTAAGGATTCGGATGAGGATTTCTGGAATAGGGTAAAGCATAATACCCGGCGCTACATTAACTTGTTCGCGGAGGCCATTGACGAGATCATGCCTCAACCAACTGAGGTGTTCTCAGTCGATGAGGATTGTGATGTCCTGATGACGCAAAGGGTCGATGAAGGAGCAGATAGCCAAGATAACCTAGATCCGCTTAAGAAAATGCCTGCTGAGATCAAGCGTTTCTT TGAAGTATATATAAGAGTTTCCAAGGACATGAAGAATGCATCCAAGGAGATCCCATCAACCATAAGAGAAGTCAAGGCAGAACATATTGGAGAACTCGTAATGATTTCTGGCATTATAACACGATGTTCAGATGTTAAACCTCTGATGCAAGTTGCTGTTTATACTTGTGAGGATTGTGGTTTCGAGATTTATCAG GAAGTGACTGCCCGCATTTTCATGCCTTTATTTGAATGCCCGTCAACCCGCTGCCAAATAAACAAGGCTAAAGGGAATCTCATACTTCAGCTAAGAGCTTCAAAGTTTTTAAGATTCCAAGAG GCAAGAATCCAAGAATTATCAGAACATGTCCCAAAAGGGCATATTCCTCGTTCTTTAACTGTTCATCTCAGAGGTGAACTTACCAGAAAG GTTTCCCCTGGTGACGTGGTTGAGTTGTCAGGAATTTTCCTTCCAATTCCTTACACGGGTTTCAGAGCCCTTCGTGCAGGTTTGGTTGCAGATACATACTTGGAGGCTATGTCCATTTCCCACTTCAAGAAGAAATATGAAGA ATATGAGCTTAAAGATAATGAACAGGAAGAGATCAGAAGACTAACTGAGGATGGTGATGTTTACAACAAATTGTCGAGGTCATTGGCACCAGAGATATTTGGTCATGAAGATGTCAAAAAGGCTCTTCTACTACTGCTTGTCGGTGCTCCACACCGTAAACTCGGTGATGGTATGAAG ATAAGAGGAGACCTCCATGTCTGTTTGATGGGAGATCCTGGAGTAGCAAAAAGTCAGTTGCTCAAACACATTATCAATGTGGCACCTAGGGGAGTGTATACTACAGGCCGAGGAAGTAGTGGTGTTGGTCTAACTGCAGCTGTTCAAAAAGATCCTGTTACAAATGAAATGGTACTCGAAGGAGGAGCACTG GTATTGGCTGATATGGGCATATGCGCAATTGACGAGTTTGATAAGATGGAAGAATCAGATCGAACAGCGATCCACGAAGTGATGGAGCAACAAACTGTAAGCATTGCAAAGGCTGGCATCACAACATCCCTTAATGCAAGAACAGCTGTTCTTGCTGCTGCAAATCCAGCTTG GGGACGATATGATCTAAGGAGGACACCAGCAGAAAATATTAATCTTCCACCTGCCCTTTTGTCTCGTTTTGATCTCTTGTGGTTGATACTGGATCGTGCTGACATGGATAGTGATCTTGAGATGGCTAGACATGTCGTTCACGTGCATCAGCATTTTGAGTCACCTTCACTTGGATTCACACCACTTGAACCATCTATGTTAAG ATCATACATCTCTGCTGCAAGGAAAATCACTCCTTCCGTGCCAAAAGAACTGGAGGATTACATCGCCACTGCATATTCCAGCATCCGTCAAGAAGAAGCCAGATCAAATGCTCCACATTCTTACACAACCATCAGGACACTGCTTAGCATCATCCGAATATCCATT GCTTTAGCTAGGCTTCGGTTTTCCAACACAGTGGCTCAAAGCGATGTCGACGAAGCACTACGTTTGATGCAAATGTCAAAGTTCTCATTGTATTCGGAGGATCGTCAGAAATCTGGTTTAGATGCCATCTCTGATATTTATTCAATTCTGCGAGATGAAGCTTCAAGGACCAGCACCATGGACGTCAGCTATACCCGAGCTCTAAACTGGATTTCCAGAAAG GGATATAGTGAAGTTCAGCTGAAGCAATGCCTGGAGGAATATGCGGCGCTCAATGTGTGGCAGATCCATCCTAATACCTTCGACATCCACTTCATCGATGCCTAA